Proteins from a single region of Hymenobacter aquaticus:
- a CDS encoding DUF6348 family protein gives MPDVNAQLQSLFQQHDISTIALDDKVLLLTKQPALLQSRVTPRQFPNGATSQLDVRLFIKDQVLVESFGDIGETAEAALTNNLANFARNSLHVLLAALQSAEQDEQVSVEDWHINGSRWQAYVGNYGIKAAKGQLVPVPAELFPRLEGIIHGLPLTQNYHWFRFFVSSNDAQISNLEVLFDNHPLPAAEQEFVNFNWPLIPEFYSIRLFLVLRKVA, from the coding sequence ATGCCAGACGTGAATGCCCAGTTGCAATCCTTATTCCAGCAGCACGACATTTCCACCATTGCGTTAGACGACAAGGTGCTGCTGTTAACCAAGCAGCCCGCGTTGCTGCAGAGCCGGGTGACGCCCCGGCAGTTTCCCAACGGTGCCACGTCACAGCTCGACGTGCGCCTGTTCATCAAAGACCAAGTGCTGGTGGAAAGCTTCGGCGACATAGGCGAAACCGCAGAGGCGGCCCTGACCAACAACCTGGCAAATTTTGCCCGCAACAGCCTGCACGTGCTCCTGGCCGCCCTGCAGAGCGCGGAGCAGGATGAGCAGGTCAGCGTGGAGGACTGGCACATCAATGGCTCCCGTTGGCAGGCTTACGTTGGAAACTACGGTATAAAAGCAGCTAAAGGGCAGCTCGTGCCCGTGCCGGCAGAACTATTCCCCCGGTTGGAAGGCATCATTCACGGGCTTCCGCTGACGCAGAACTATCATTGGTTTCGATTCTTTGTCTCTAGCAACGACGCGCAGATTTCTAACCTCGAAGTTCTCTTTGACAACCACCCTCTGCCTGCGGCCGAACAAGAGTTTGTTAATTTCAACTGGCCCCTTATTCCCGAATTTTATAGCATCCGGTTGTTCCTAGTGCTGCGAAAAGTCGCCTAG